The nucleotide sequence CCAAGCGTCGGCGGCATGTAGCTGCGCCATTGTCCAGCTATCGCTTGCCTGGTTGTAGAGTGCCTCATGTGAGACTCTACTGCTTCCGCCGTTACGAGCGAAGACCTCCCTAAAGCCCTGGCTTCTCTCGAGCTTCTCCAGAATCAGCCGAGCCAGCGCTGCTTCCGAAATCCCCACTTTCAGGGCGTTTTGCAGCCACCGATGGTGCGGGGCGGAATCAGCCGCTAGCCAGATGGTCCGCACGAACTTAAGGCGCTCTTCGGCAGTGTCGCCACTTTGGCCAAGGAGCTCGGGAAAGTACAGCACTCGCTGAACAAAGGGGTTCTGCAAGTGTCGTTTGAAGAAAGCGGTTACCGCCGTGTCACTCGCTGTCAATAGCTGCAAAAAATGACCAGGATAGTCGGCAATCCATTGCCAGCCAAGCGATGACGGGGTGCGATCAAACTCAACGTCGATGCAGTCCATGGCTCGGTGGAGCAGCTCAATAGTAACCTTCTCTTTGCTTACCGCCTCGAGGAAGGCTGTACGCACCTCCTCGTATTCTTCGGTGATCATTTGAAACCTTCCAGGATCGTCGGGGTGTAAGAGGCAAAACCGCCTCCTTTTTTACAAAAGGCAGATCTACCCCTACACCTAAAATCTAGATTGTAGAGTGCGTTACTGAAAAACAGTAATCTATATCATTATAACATAAATATGTTTATAATGCAATTGACCTGTTGAGTCATAGGCTGGTGATAGCGAAAAACGAACCGATATGACAAAATAAGGAACGTAAATCTTAGAGAGACAGGGTAAATGGCCAAAGACAAGAAGTTATCGACTAAAGAATACATCCGGGCGTTATGGGGTGTGGCCAGGCTAAGTGCTCGCACAGCACCGCTGGCGGTGAGCTTTAAGCTAGTAGGAATTGCCATAGAAGCGGCGCTGCCAATTGCAGTGACGTTTTTTGCGGCGGCGACCACCACTAAACTAGCCGAAGCTTTTGCCGGGAACGAAGCCGCTGGCGAGCAGGCGATTGTTTTTATTATCATCACGGCGGCGTTGGGCTTATTTATGACGGCCTGGCAAAGTATTAATCAGTATGTGCAAGCGGTAATGCGCTACAAGATTGAAGCCCGGGTGAGCGATATGATGTACGAGCATTTTTTGTCGCTTGACTTTTGGCAGTACGACGATAAAGATACCGCCGATCTTTATGATCGCGCGCAGAAGTTCAGCCAATTTTTTGCTTACATTTTCGACCGCTTATCGAGTATTTTGGTGCAGTTAGTCACGCTTATTTTTTCACTGGTAGCGCTCAGTTTGTTCCTACCGCTGCTCGCACTTTTTGCTCTCATCGCTGTAATTCCCGGCGTCTACATTCAATTTAAATTATCGCGGGCACAGGTGACGCACTGGAATAAAAATGTCGATGTCCGCCGCTCGAAAGCCTATATAGAATGGAACTTGCTGCAGCCTGGTAGTATTGCCGAGTTACGGCTTAACGGGCTGGTGCGCCACCTACTGCAGTTACGGGCAGGTTTACGCGATAAAGACGAAAAAGAGCGCCTGCAGTATGAACGCCAGTTTATTGGCAAGCGTTTACTGGCCGACGTGTTAGAAGCCGCGACTGAACTCGGCGCCCTGCTCTGGATCGCCGGTCAAATTATTGCCCGGGCTCAGCCAATTGGGCAGTTTATTTACGTGCAACAGCTTATTTCACGGGCGATTGGTGGCGCGAATGCCTTTGTGTCGCAAATCAGCACCTTCGATGAAGACTTGGCAAACCTTTTTGATTACCAAAAATTTATGGATCTGCCCACCGCTAAAAAAGATGGCTTCAAGTTACGCACGGCGCCTGAAAGTATCACTTTTTCTAAGGTGTCGTTCCATTACCCACAACTGCAGCAGCCTGTGCTGCAAGATATTAGTTTTACTATTAAAAAAGGCCAGCATGTGGCGATTGTCGGCGAAAATGGTGCTGGCAAATCAACTCTCATTAAGCTACTAACCGGGCTGTACGAACCCATTAAAGGGCAGGTGCTTATTGATGATCGACCTTTGACCCAAGTATCGACTGCTTCGTGGCACAAGCAACTGTCTGTTTTACGGCAAGAGTACCAAAAATATTCTTTTGCCGATATCCAAAACAATGTTTATTTTGGTGATGTCAGCCAGCCGCTCGAAGAAGCCAAGCTGAGCCGGGCGCTAGAAAAAGCTGAAGCGGCAGAGTTTACCACCGAATTACCCCAAGGGCTAAAAACCTTGCCGAGCCCCTGGATGGAAGACGCCGATGGCAATAAGGGCACCGAGTTTTCCGGCGGGCAGTGGCAGCGAATTGCCCTGGCCAGGAGTTTTTACCGGAATGCGCCAATTGTTATTTTGGATGAGCCAACCAGTGCGATTGATGCGTTGGCCGAAGCCCGCATTTTTGCTCGCCTTTTCGCAAAAGACAATAAAAAAACCGTTATTACCATTAGTCACCGCTTGAGCACGGTTAAAAAGGCCGACCTGATCATTGTAATGAAACACGGCCGGATTGTAGAAAACGGGACGCACGCTCAGCTGGCGCGCCAAAAAGGTGAGTACTACACTATGTTCCAATCGCAGCTTGAGGAAGATCAGACAAGCAAGAAGTTGTAAGTTTTTGCGGTAATCGGTATAGTGTGAGTTAAGCCTGTTCCAGGTTAGTTTTTGATTCGCTTGGAAGGAATTCTCTTGCGATGACTGCAACGACCCTTCTTCACGTGTCGGCTCGAGCTGATGACGAAGGCTTTAACGCGTTGTACGGGCTTGAGCCGCCAGAGATTCGTTTGGCGTTTGGTGAGGCGATAACGCAGCACGACACCACGAAGCCCAAGCCTGGCCTAAAGGAATTCGCCACATATTGTGAGGATGAGCTTGCATATCTCGTATTTAATTACGACATCACTGGGGAAAAGCCTAACCGACGGATTGTCGTGAGTATCACCCAAGATGAAAGAGCGCTTTCCCTTGATGTAGAAGAAATTATGGCCAGCTGCCGCAAGTGGGCGACCGACCACGAGAACATCATTACCATCGAGCCGAGGGCGTGACGATCATGAAGCGCTTTGAGAAGGTGGAGATTGTTTTTCGATCCGAGAACGAGCTGCGGAAGGTGGTGCCGCTTGACCTGCATCTTTCTCTGAAGAGATTGCTGCAGTTGCGGATTCCATTCCCAGAGTATCTCGGCGAGATTGGTGGCTTCCGAGCATTCGTGCAGTGCAATTCCGGGGTGATGCTGCTGATCGTGAGCGCCCCTGAAGGGCTTAGTCTTTCAGAGGTAGAGCAGATTGAGCGCTGGGATGGGGTGAATCCGGAGGATCTTTGGCCACATCCATTCCAAAGCCTTACAGATTTGCGGGTGGCGATTGTGAATAACCGTCAAGCGGGCAAGCTTTGGCGAACTGGCATTACATTTGCCTAAGGAAGCTCAAACGAGGTCATGTCCGGGACTGCCGGGTATGACCTCTTTTAATGCAAAATGAATAAACTAAAAAAATTAAAGCATCTTGTGTGGCAAGTGTATGCTCGCCACACAAGATGCTGTCACGCCAACTGGGGTTCAGGGGACGTAGGGAGCGGTGAAACGACCACCGAAACAGATGGTTGTTTCCTCTCCGGATGTTTCTGCGGTTCGGGAATGAAGTCGTAGCGATTTGGGTAGGCCTCGCGCCACAGATGAAGCAAGTTTTGGGCTGCTTCACCTGGCTCGCTGCGCAACAATCGCTCTACCTTTTCCCTATTACCGGCACGCACGGCCAGATGCAAGCCTGGCCAACGAGGGAACGCTTCCTTACAGGCTGCAAGAAACAGTTGCCCGATGATTGAGGCCGGGAAGTTCCGTACGGCCTCAACGTAGCCAGGTGGTTCTTCAGTGGCCATAGCCTTCCTTCCGCTTGGGCGGCGCCTAGCAATTATATCCGATATTGGTAAATATTAAAAACTTATTAAAAATGGGGCTGTAGCAGACAGATTCGCCTGC is from Verrucomicrobiia bacterium and encodes:
- a CDS encoding ABC transporter ATP-binding protein — translated: MAKDKKLSTKEYIRALWGVARLSARTAPLAVSFKLVGIAIEAALPIAVTFFAAATTTKLAEAFAGNEAAGEQAIVFIIITAALGLFMTAWQSINQYVQAVMRYKIEARVSDMMYEHFLSLDFWQYDDKDTADLYDRAQKFSQFFAYIFDRLSSILVQLVTLIFSLVALSLFLPLLALFALIAVIPGVYIQFKLSRAQVTHWNKNVDVRRSKAYIEWNLLQPGSIAELRLNGLVRHLLQLRAGLRDKDEKERLQYERQFIGKRLLADVLEAATELGALLWIAGQIIARAQPIGQFIYVQQLISRAIGGANAFVSQISTFDEDLANLFDYQKFMDLPTAKKDGFKLRTAPESITFSKVSFHYPQLQQPVLQDISFTIKKGQHVAIVGENGAGKSTLIKLLTGLYEPIKGQVLIDDRPLTQVSTASWHKQLSVLRQEYQKYSFADIQNNVYFGDVSQPLEEAKLSRALEKAEAAEFTTELPQGLKTLPSPWMEDADGNKGTEFSGGQWQRIALARSFYRNAPIVILDEPTSAIDALAEARIFARLFAKDNKKTVITISHRLSTVKKADLIIVMKHGRIVENGTHAQLARQKGEYYTMFQSQLEEDQTSKKL